In Bradyrhizobium sp. CCBAU 051011, the following are encoded in one genomic region:
- a CDS encoding ABC transporter permease, translated as MSALDIKLFRDARRLWAQVLAIALVIGGGVATLILAVGSHRSLDETRIAYYERYAFADVFALAKRAPKALVDQIAQIPGVTAVDARIARLALVDVPGFSEPASAQFVSLPDSGELTLNRLYLRAGRFPEPGRAEEVVVNESFAQAHGFTLGAGFSAILNGRKRQLVIVGTALSPEFIYTVGPGDLMPDDRRYGIVWMSEKALASVYDLDGAFSSVSVKLQRGASESEVIARLDSLLDAYGGQAAHGRKDQTSHAWLDHELDMLNNMSRTLPPIFLLVSAFLVNLTLSRLVALEREQIGLLKALGYRDSSIALHYLKFVALIVLIGIVIGSVVGTLLGLRVTALFGDFFHFPFLLFARSPDLYAIAGALSAAAAIVGAIRALREVVKLPPAIAMQPPAPPSFHRLVPVTFSLDRIVSQPTLMMLRNISRHPVRAAFTTLGMALATAILVVSLFTRDTMEQLIDVTYFLADRQDATIGFVEKRTENVVLQVARLPGVLAAEPFREVPVRIRHGNVERRVTISGRRPESDLRRIIDVDLRPVVLPATGLAISSMLGDILGVGVGDSVEVDLLEGARRTTSLQVVALVEDYFGIRGMMDMQALARLIREGPVVNSVNLSLDDNRRDEFYAAIKAMPAVSGVALQRVSLANFRKTVALLITTMASIYTGLAAVIAFGVVYNNARISLSERARELASLRVLGFRRGEVLRILLLELAILTLIAQPPGWAVGYGLAWIMKTNLAGELMRVRLVVEHSTYVSASAVVLLAAIASAFIIRERINRLDLVAVLKTRD; from the coding sequence ATGTCGGCGCTCGACATCAAGCTCTTTCGCGATGCGAGGCGCTTGTGGGCGCAGGTGCTGGCGATTGCGCTGGTGATCGGCGGCGGGGTGGCGACGCTGATCCTCGCGGTCGGCTCACACCGCTCGCTCGATGAAACCCGGATTGCCTATTACGAGCGATACGCATTCGCCGATGTTTTTGCGCTGGCCAAGCGTGCGCCCAAGGCGCTGGTGGACCAGATCGCGCAAATTCCGGGCGTGACCGCAGTCGATGCGCGCATTGCAAGGCTCGCATTGGTCGACGTGCCCGGATTTTCCGAACCTGCCAGCGCGCAATTCGTCTCGCTGCCGGATAGCGGCGAGCTCACGCTCAATCGGCTCTATCTGCGCGCCGGGCGTTTCCCTGAACCCGGACGGGCGGAAGAGGTGGTAGTCAACGAGAGTTTCGCCCAGGCGCATGGCTTTACACTTGGCGCCGGCTTTTCCGCCATCTTGAATGGCAGGAAGCGCCAGCTCGTCATCGTTGGTACGGCGCTGTCTCCCGAGTTCATTTACACGGTGGGACCTGGAGACCTCATGCCGGACGACCGCCGCTATGGCATCGTATGGATGTCGGAAAAAGCACTTGCGAGCGTCTACGATCTCGACGGTGCATTCTCTTCAGTCTCCGTCAAGCTGCAACGCGGCGCGTCGGAGTCAGAGGTTATCGCCCGGCTTGATTCCCTGCTGGACGCCTACGGCGGGCAAGCGGCCCACGGCCGCAAGGATCAGACCTCGCATGCCTGGCTCGACCATGAGCTTGATATGCTCAACAACATGAGCCGGACGCTGCCCCCGATTTTCCTTTTGGTGTCGGCGTTTCTCGTTAACCTCACGCTCAGCCGGCTGGTGGCGCTGGAGCGCGAGCAGATTGGGCTGCTGAAAGCCTTGGGTTATCGCGACAGCAGCATTGCATTGCACTATCTGAAGTTTGTGGCGCTCATCGTTCTGATCGGAATTGTGATCGGCAGCGTGGTCGGGACGCTGTTGGGATTGCGCGTCACCGCGCTATTCGGCGATTTTTTTCATTTTCCGTTCCTTCTGTTCGCTCGATCACCGGATCTTTATGCGATCGCGGGCGCGTTAAGCGCCGCCGCAGCCATCGTTGGTGCAATCCGCGCACTAAGGGAGGTTGTGAAGCTGCCGCCGGCAATCGCGATGCAGCCGCCCGCGCCACCGAGTTTTCACCGCCTGGTGCCCGTAACATTTTCGCTGGACCGAATCGTTTCGCAGCCGACGCTGATGATGCTCCGCAACATCTCGCGCCATCCGGTCAGAGCCGCGTTCACGACCCTCGGAATGGCGCTTGCGACCGCAATACTCGTGGTATCGCTGTTTACCCGCGACACCATGGAGCAGCTGATCGACGTTACCTACTTTCTGGCTGATCGGCAGGATGCGACGATCGGCTTTGTCGAGAAGCGGACCGAGAATGTTGTCCTGCAGGTGGCGCGACTCCCTGGCGTGCTTGCAGCCGAACCGTTTCGAGAAGTTCCGGTGCGGATCCGGCACGGCAATGTAGAGCGTCGCGTCACGATCAGCGGCCGCCGTCCAGAGTCCGATCTCAGGCGCATCATCGATGTCGATCTGCGGCCGGTGGTGCTTCCCGCAACAGGTCTAGCGATCTCCAGCATGCTCGGGGATATCCTGGGCGTCGGGGTCGGAGATTCGGTGGAGGTCGATCTGCTGGAAGGGGCGCGGCGAACGACATCCCTGCAGGTCGTGGCGCTGGTAGAGGACTACTTTGGTATCCGGGGCATGATGGACATGCAGGCTCTGGCGCGCCTGATACGCGAAGGGCCTGTCGTGAACAGTGTCAACCTCAGCTTGGACGATAATCGCAGAGACGAATTCTACGCCGCCATCAAGGCGATGCCGGCGGTAAGCGGAGTGGCGCTGCAGAGGGTTTCGCTGGCAAATTTTCGCAAGACGGTCGCACTCCTCATCACCACCATGGCCAGCATTTACACGGGACTCGCGGCGGTCATCGCGTTCGGGGTTGTCTATAACAACGCGAGAATCTCGCTCTCGGAACGGGCGCGGGAACTGGCGAGCTTGCGGGTGCTCGGCTTCAGGCGCGGTGAAGTCCTGCGCATCCTGCTGCTCGAACTGGCGATCCTGACCCTGATCGCCCAGCCGCCGGGATGGGCCGTGGGTTACGGCCTGGCGTGGATCATGAAAACCAATCTGGCCGGCGAGCTGATGCGTGTGCGTCTGGTCGTCGAGCATTCGACCTATGTAAGCGCAAGCGCGGTCGTCCTTCTGGCGGCTATTGCATCGGCCTTCATCATCCGAGAGCGCATCAACCGACTGGACCTCGTGGCCGTCCTCAAAACGCGGGATTGA
- a CDS encoding efflux RND transporter periplasmic adaptor subunit — MPANWTKRIIGIVIVSAIAALLAWFAWPRPLAVDLATVARGPLEVTADDDGRTNVRHIYTVSAPVGGKVLRISHPMGMKGSSLHVGDQVTANETVVALMQPTPPSFIDVRSRDQLEAEVIAADASIQQQAAEIRRLEAALDFARTEFQRAQALARTQTISTQAFDKARFEVASNEAALASAKAQLDFRRNMRTSLAARLIDPSNVAAPTDPACCVRVLAPASGRILKIVQDNETVVPPGAPLVDIGDPNDLEIVCDLLSTDAVQIKVGAPVRIDGWGGPAVRGKVVRVDPAGFLKVSALGIEEQRVRVTIDFVDPPELWSRLGHDYRVIVRVTIWSADDVLTVPVSALFRKGEDWALFAVEDGRVRLTSVKIGHRNNRMAEVLEGLAAGRQVVLHPSDKISDGVRVAQR, encoded by the coding sequence ATGCCGGCAAACTGGACGAAGCGGATCATAGGCATTGTTATCGTCAGCGCGATCGCCGCGCTGTTGGCGTGGTTTGCCTGGCCGCGGCCGCTCGCTGTCGATCTTGCAACCGTCGCAAGAGGGCCGCTCGAAGTAACCGCCGACGACGACGGCAGGACCAATGTGCGGCACATCTACACGGTATCAGCGCCTGTTGGCGGCAAGGTTCTAAGAATTTCCCACCCTATGGGTATGAAGGGTTCCTCGCTCCATGTCGGAGACCAGGTGACCGCCAACGAGACCGTCGTCGCGCTCATGCAGCCGACGCCGCCGAGCTTTATCGACGTGCGCTCTCGCGATCAGCTTGAAGCGGAGGTGATCGCGGCGGACGCTTCAATCCAGCAGCAAGCTGCCGAAATCCGTCGGCTCGAAGCTGCGCTCGATTTTGCCCGTACGGAATTCCAGCGAGCGCAGGCACTGGCGCGGACGCAAACGATCTCCACTCAGGCCTTTGACAAAGCTAGATTTGAAGTCGCCAGCAACGAAGCCGCGCTGGCGAGCGCGAAGGCCCAACTGGACTTCCGCCGCAACATGCGGACAAGCCTCGCCGCACGATTGATCGACCCATCCAACGTGGCTGCGCCGACAGATCCGGCGTGCTGCGTGCGGGTGCTTGCTCCGGCCAGCGGGCGGATCCTGAAGATCGTACAGGATAATGAAACGGTGGTTCCGCCTGGTGCGCCGTTGGTCGACATCGGTGATCCGAACGACCTTGAGATCGTATGCGATCTGCTGTCCACCGACGCGGTGCAGATCAAGGTCGGTGCGCCGGTCCGGATCGACGGGTGGGGCGGCCCGGCGGTTCGGGGCAAGGTGGTCCGTGTCGATCCGGCCGGTTTCCTCAAGGTGTCGGCCCTCGGCATCGAGGAGCAGCGGGTTCGCGTTACCATCGACTTCGTCGACCCGCCGGAGCTTTGGTCCCGGCTGGGGCACGATTACCGGGTCATCGTACGTGTAACCATCTGGAGCGCGGATGACGTTCTGACGGTGCCCGTGAGTGCGTTGTTTCGAAAGGGAGAAGACTGGGCGTTGTTCGCTGTCGAGGACGGCCGCGTGCGTCTAACGTCGGTCAAGATAGGCCATCGCAACAACCGCATGGCGGAAGTGCTGGAGGGCTTGGCCGCGGGACGACAGGTGGTTCTCCATCCCAGCGATAAAATCTCTGATGGGGTCCGCGTTGCCCAAAGGTAG
- a CDS encoding carboxylesterase/lipase family protein, producing MHSVIETRRGKIRGCVSDGVATFKGVPYAAPPFGANRLRPPHPAKPWDGVRDARAFGPKSPQVAYPPGIAEAIPELVGSGEDCLSLNIWTPDVGATGLPVMLWIPGGMFEFHATGATPFYDGGRFARDGVVCVTIGYRVGAEGFLYLGDGVANLGLLDQIAALEWVQENIAAFGGDPAKVTIFGESAGAMSVATLLTMPLAKRLFRRAIVQSGNAPHVNSAATAERIGRRLAELLGVEATREAIATTPPERVLQAQAKMRDDLLNRPDPAFWGEVALNYLPWAPTVDGQTIPDHPIQRIFAGTAADIDLLVGSNTEETRLFFVIDGSIDRITDEALLAMVVAYGLPTEGLSGYRAAHPGASAGELLSAIQTDWYWRIPAVRLADAHASAARASTYMYEFAWRSPQCGGRLGAAHSVEIPFVFDTLGLGTEPLLGRDPPQSIADVMHRAWVAFASNGDCGWPKYNVARRPTMHFDTKSEIVDDPLAANLALWKGVR from the coding sequence ATGCACTCAGTCATTGAAACCAGACGTGGTAAAATACGAGGCTGCGTCAGCGATGGTGTGGCCACCTTCAAAGGAGTGCCCTACGCCGCGCCGCCGTTCGGCGCGAACCGACTACGACCCCCGCACCCGGCGAAACCTTGGGACGGAGTGCGCGATGCGCGGGCGTTCGGCCCGAAGTCACCTCAGGTGGCTTATCCGCCGGGCATTGCCGAGGCTATTCCCGAGTTGGTCGGCTCGGGCGAGGACTGCTTGTCGCTCAACATCTGGACACCCGACGTGGGAGCTACGGGGCTGCCAGTGATGTTGTGGATTCCCGGTGGTATGTTCGAGTTCCATGCCACCGGAGCGACGCCCTTTTACGACGGCGGGCGATTCGCCCGTGATGGCGTGGTGTGCGTGACGATCGGTTACCGGGTGGGCGCCGAAGGCTTTCTCTACCTGGGCGATGGAGTTGCTAATCTCGGCCTTCTCGACCAGATCGCTGCACTCGAATGGGTGCAGGAGAACATCGCAGCCTTCGGCGGCGATCCGGCTAAGGTCACCATCTTCGGCGAGTCGGCCGGCGCTATGAGCGTCGCTACGCTCCTCACGATGCCCCTCGCCAAGCGGCTGTTCCGACGCGCCATCGTGCAGAGCGGTAACGCGCCCCACGTCAATTCGGCCGCTACGGCAGAGCGGATTGGTCGGCGGCTGGCAGAGCTTCTGGGGGTTGAGGCGACGAGGGAAGCGATCGCCACGACGCCGCCCGAGCGTGTCCTTCAGGCGCAGGCGAAGATGCGGGACGACCTTCTGAATCGTCCTGACCCGGCGTTTTGGGGCGAAGTGGCGCTCAACTACCTACCTTGGGCGCCAACGGTAGATGGGCAAACGATCCCGGATCATCCGATCCAACGCATTTTTGCGGGCACGGCTGCCGACATCGACCTGCTGGTGGGATCGAATACAGAGGAGACACGGCTGTTCTTCGTGATCGATGGCTCCATCGACCGCATCACCGACGAAGCCCTGCTAGCTATGGTGGTTGCCTATGGTTTGCCGACGGAGGGCTTAAGCGGCTACCGCGCGGCACATCCGGGCGCGAGTGCCGGCGAACTTCTCTCAGCCATCCAGACCGACTGGTACTGGCGCATCCCCGCTGTGCGACTAGCGGATGCCCATGCATCAGCCGCCCGAGCCTCCACCTATATGTACGAATTTGCCTGGCGCTCGCCGCAGTGCGGAGGACGTCTCGGCGCGGCGCATTCAGTAGAGATCCCATTCGTTTTCGACACGCTCGGCCTCGGAACGGAGCCGCTTCTCGGTCGAGACCCGCCACAATCCATTGCGGACGTGATGCACCGCGCCTGGGTGGCATTCGCCTCCAACGGCGATTGTGGTTGGCCGAAGTACAATGTCGCCCGCAGACCGACAATGCACTTCGATACGAAGTCAGAGATCGTTGACGATCCTCTCGCCGCGAACCTCGCTCTGTGGAAGGGCGTGCGGTAA
- a CDS encoding IS481 family transposase: MDTHKNAPLTPKGREAMVRSVIEGGLTKAAAALRFNVTAKTVAKWVKRSREEGVDGLRDRSSRPHSLPGQTLPATCAAVEALRRQRHTGKQIAAELGISPATVSRVLRRLGLNRLRDLEPAEPVRRYEREHPGELIHIDIKKLGKFNQVGHRITGDRTGQSNLRTRGEGPGWEYVHVCIDDASRIAFSKVMKSERQGCAVAFLKAAIAYYASLDVRVERVMTDNGSCYKSRAFRKACQRLGLKHIRTKPYTPKTNGKAERFIQTSLREWAYARAYNTSGERAAELPRWLHRYNWHRPHGSIGAMPPISRLALTGNNLLRLHI; encoded by the coding sequence ATGGACACCCATAAGAATGCGCCTCTGACGCCGAAAGGTCGAGAGGCCATGGTGCGGAGCGTGATCGAGGGCGGCCTGACGAAGGCCGCAGCCGCGCTCCGGTTCAACGTCACAGCGAAGACGGTCGCCAAATGGGTCAAGCGCTCCCGGGAGGAAGGTGTTGATGGGTTGCGTGATCGCTCCTCACGGCCCCATTCATTGCCAGGCCAAACCCTGCCTGCCACATGCGCTGCGGTCGAGGCGCTGCGCCGACAGCGCCACACGGGCAAGCAGATCGCGGCCGAACTCGGCATCTCTCCGGCGACTGTCAGTCGTGTCCTGCGGCGACTGGGATTGAACCGGTTGCGCGACCTGGAACCGGCCGAACCGGTGCGGCGCTACGAGCGTGAACATCCCGGCGAACTGATCCACATCGACATCAAAAAGCTCGGCAAGTTCAACCAGGTAGGCCATCGCATCACCGGCGATCGAACCGGTCAGAGCAACCTGCGTACCCGCGGCGAAGGGCCTGGCTGGGAATACGTCCACGTCTGTATCGACGATGCTTCCCGGATCGCCTTCAGCAAGGTCATGAAGAGCGAACGGCAGGGTTGCGCCGTGGCCTTCCTCAAAGCTGCGATCGCTTACTACGCCAGCCTGGACGTCAGGGTCGAGCGGGTGATGACCGACAACGGTTCTTGCTATAAATCGCGCGCCTTCCGCAAAGCCTGCCAGCGCCTCGGCCTCAAGCACATTCGCACCAAGCCATACACGCCGAAGACCAACGGTAAGGCCGAACGCTTCATTCAGACCAGCTTGCGCGAGTGGGCTTATGCCCGCGCCTACAACACCTCAGGAGAACGCGCCGCCGAACTGCCAAGATGGCTTCACCGCTACAATTGGCATCGCCCTCATGGCAGTATCGGCGCGATGCCACCCATCAGCAGACTCGCTCTAACCGGGAACAACCTGTTGAGGCTCCACATCTAG
- a CDS encoding DUF6789 family protein, with protein sequence MRAVAVTGAGARISLTRIRNSLIAGLCGASVHSLLVLVHGKSGPLPEFNPNDDIQRGLSWLTGTEMHPGVAWLLVFVNGAMIWGFVFGQAYRFLPGKKPWRKGVFFGVCAWIAMGLVFFPLVDRGIFAVKLGLGMAPAILLLVMLLAYSVTMSLVYHLLNSWSDPV encoded by the coding sequence ATGAGGGCGGTAGCAGTCACGGGCGCTGGAGCGCGGATATCCCTGACAAGAATCCGGAACTCACTGATTGCTGGGCTTTGTGGGGCAAGTGTGCACTCGCTCCTTGTATTGGTCCATGGCAAGAGCGGACCGTTGCCGGAGTTCAACCCCAATGATGACATTCAGAGGGGCCTGTCGTGGCTGACAGGTACCGAAATGCACCCAGGCGTCGCGTGGCTGCTAGTGTTCGTGAATGGAGCCATGATCTGGGGGTTCGTGTTTGGTCAAGCATACCGCTTTCTTCCCGGCAAAAAGCCTTGGCGGAAGGGGGTCTTCTTTGGCGTCTGCGCCTGGATTGCGATGGGGCTTGTATTCTTCCCGCTCGTTGATCGGGGTATTTTCGCTGTCAAGCTTGGGTTAGGAATGGCCCCAGCAATTCTCTTGCTTGTAATGTTGCTCGCGTACAGTGTGACGATGAGTCTTGTTTATCATCTGCTAAATTCTTGGTCTGATCCGGTCTAA
- a CDS encoding heavy metal translocating P-type ATPase, translating into MPFERVLRWTLVTIAVAGLTAGLAAHAVGRPGLADLAWTLGTAPVIIGLAISIVRDFLAGRLGVDAIALLSMSAALVLGQPLAAAVVALMYSGGNVLEEIAIARAEHDLRSLVDRAPRQAHRRIGEEIEQVPIEAVSVGDHLLVRAGEIVPVDGVVSSIAATIDESAITGEPIPLAKVRGAAVLSGSLNAGETFELTATSLAGESTYAGIVRMVTAAQTAKAPFVRLADRYALILLPVTLVVALVAWLISGDLTRSLAVLVAATPCPLILAAPVAFIAGVAQAARRGVLVKGGGALEALARARTVLFDKTGTLTVGGARLLSVEAAPGQSAEEVLTLGASLEQASHHVLAKAVVAAAVERGLKLKVPEQVRESMGAGLHGVIEGRQVSAGSREMILSSERPSPWELRAIRRASWRSALIVFVSVDGRRIGALLLADELRSDTPRAIRLLREAGIARMVMVTGDRAAAAQAIGAALDLDAVLADRVPSDKVEAVRTEQRLNPTIMVGDGINDAPALAAADIGVALGARGASASSEAADVVILTDRLDRVGEAITIAQRARRIAVESIIVGMSLSLLAMGAAAIGWLDPVPAAIVQEVIDVAVILNALRALTPAHGRSGGRITLEQGQELQHDHQALLKDLDRLRNIVDALDDAAAEKGAALIAEANGLVQNRVVAHERDDEGSVYPQLARVLRDRHGLSAMSRAHREILHLARLLARVAEDLPTEKVDRYLLRDAQRVIEAIETLVRMHTAQEEDIYEAVASQGAV; encoded by the coding sequence ATGCCGTTTGAGCGCGTCCTGCGGTGGACACTAGTTACGATAGCGGTCGCCGGGCTTACCGCGGGGCTTGCCGCGCATGCCGTTGGCCGACCGGGTTTGGCTGATCTTGCGTGGACGCTCGGCACGGCGCCTGTGATCATCGGACTTGCGATCTCGATCGTCAGGGATTTCCTGGCTGGCCGACTGGGCGTCGACGCGATCGCGTTGTTGTCGATGAGTGCGGCGCTTGTGCTCGGGCAGCCCCTGGCCGCCGCGGTGGTCGCCCTGATGTATTCCGGCGGCAATGTGCTCGAGGAGATTGCGATCGCCCGTGCTGAGCATGATCTGCGCTCACTGGTGGATCGTGCCCCACGCCAGGCACACCGACGAATCGGTGAAGAAATCGAGCAGGTGCCGATCGAAGCGGTCTCCGTTGGCGATCACCTCCTGGTGCGTGCTGGCGAGATCGTGCCGGTGGACGGCGTCGTCTCTTCGATTGCGGCGACCATCGACGAGTCGGCGATCACGGGCGAGCCGATCCCGCTCGCCAAGGTCCGCGGCGCCGCGGTCCTTTCCGGCTCCCTTAATGCAGGCGAAACCTTCGAGTTGACAGCCACTTCGCTCGCCGGCGAAAGCACCTATGCTGGCATCGTACGGATGGTGACGGCGGCGCAGACCGCAAAAGCGCCTTTCGTGCGGCTCGCCGACCGCTATGCCCTGATTTTGCTGCCCGTGACGCTCGTGGTTGCGCTCGTCGCGTGGCTGATCTCTGGCGATCTCACCCGCAGCCTGGCCGTGCTGGTGGCGGCGACGCCCTGTCCGCTAATCCTGGCAGCACCGGTTGCTTTCATCGCCGGCGTAGCGCAGGCAGCCCGGCGCGGCGTCTTGGTGAAAGGCGGCGGTGCGCTGGAGGCACTGGCGCGTGCGCGTACTGTGCTGTTCGATAAGACCGGCACGCTGACGGTGGGTGGCGCGCGGCTGCTCTCCGTCGAGGCTGCGCCGGGTCAGAGCGCGGAGGAGGTGCTAACGTTGGGAGCCTCGCTCGAGCAGGCTTCGCACCATGTGCTCGCCAAGGCGGTCGTCGCCGCGGCCGTCGAGCGCGGCCTGAAGCTGAAAGTCCCCGAACAAGTCAGAGAGAGCATGGGTGCCGGCTTACACGGTGTCATCGAGGGCCGACAGGTGAGTGCGGGCTCGCGCGAAATGATTCTCTCAAGTGAACGACCGTCGCCATGGGAGCTGCGCGCGATCCGACGCGCCTCGTGGCGATCGGCGCTGATCGTCTTTGTGTCCGTGGACGGGCGCCGGATCGGAGCGCTGCTGTTAGCCGACGAGCTTCGATCTGACACACCGCGAGCGATCCGACTGCTACGAGAAGCAGGCATCGCGCGAATGGTCATGGTCACCGGGGACCGGGCGGCTGCCGCGCAGGCAATCGGGGCAGCGCTTGATCTCGATGCCGTGCTCGCCGACCGCGTACCTTCCGACAAAGTCGAAGCGGTACGCACCGAACAGCGGCTCAATCCGACCATTATGGTCGGCGACGGCATTAACGACGCGCCTGCGCTGGCTGCGGCGGATATAGGGGTCGCACTTGGCGCGCGGGGCGCCAGTGCCTCGTCGGAAGCGGCCGATGTGGTGATCCTCACCGATCGTCTCGATCGCGTCGGCGAAGCGATCACCATCGCGCAGCGGGCGCGGCGCATAGCGGTCGAGAGCATTATCGTGGGCATGAGTTTGTCCCTGCTGGCGATGGGGGCCGCAGCCATCGGCTGGCTCGATCCCGTGCCGGCGGCAATCGTCCAGGAGGTGATCGATGTCGCCGTGATCCTGAATGCGTTGCGCGCCCTGACCCCGGCCCATGGCAGGAGCGGCGGTCGCATTACCTTGGAACAAGGACAGGAGCTGCAGCATGACCATCAAGCCCTGCTCAAGGATCTTGATCGATTGCGCAATATCGTCGACGCGCTCGACGATGCGGCGGCCGAGAAAGGAGCGGCGCTGATCGCGGAAGCCAATGGGCTGGTCCAGAATAGGGTCGTGGCGCATGAGCGCGATGACGAGGGCAGTGTCTATCCGCAGCTCGCTCGGGTGTTGCGCGACCGTCACGGCCTCTCCGCGATGAGCCGGGCGCACCGTGAGATCCTGCACCTCGCACGGCTTTTAGCCCGCGTGGCGGAAGACCTGCCGACCGAGAAGGTCGACCGCTACCTTCTCCGCGACGCACAGCGGGTGATCGAGGCGATCGAGACCCTGGTGCGTATGCATACCGCCCAAGAAGAGGACATCTACGAAGCCGTAGCGTCGCAGGGCGCAGTTTAA
- a CDS encoding DUF4336 domain-containing protein: MIEFEAMLIGDTTMADAPSELYEPVNQYKPVARNIGIVDGPFEYLTTAGVRLPLPFTTRMTVVRLGNGDLFIHSPIAFEPALADRLQAMGTVRHLVSPNQFHYAHIGEWSRAFPDAVAWASPRARKRARSRGIDVHFDRDIGIEPPEEWRAEIDQTAVPGGIFGEMVFFHKESKTLILADTIINLELDKIRQPWRFAAKLTGMYYPRGQIFFGMRLPLLLQKRKTRAAAQRMLSWQPERIILSHGRWFDSNARATLQRVFGWAL; encoded by the coding sequence GTGATCGAGTTCGAAGCCATGTTGATTGGCGATACGACAATGGCCGATGCCCCCTCAGAGCTCTACGAACCTGTAAATCAATATAAGCCGGTCGCCCGGAATATCGGTATCGTGGACGGTCCTTTCGAGTATTTGACGACGGCCGGAGTAAGGCTTCCATTGCCGTTTACTACTCGGATGACCGTGGTGCGGCTCGGCAACGGCGACCTGTTCATCCACTCCCCCATCGCATTCGAGCCTGCGCTCGCTGACCGCCTGCAGGCGATGGGCACAGTCCGTCACCTTGTATCGCCGAACCAGTTCCATTACGCGCACATTGGCGAGTGGTCGCGTGCGTTTCCGGATGCGGTTGCCTGGGCCTCTCCGCGCGCACGCAAGCGTGCCCGCTCGCGGGGCATCGATGTGCATTTCGATAGAGACATCGGCATCGAACCGCCGGAGGAATGGCGCGCCGAAATTGATCAGACCGCCGTTCCCGGAGGAATTTTCGGGGAGATGGTTTTCTTCCACAAGGAGTCGAAAACCCTCATACTGGCTGACACCATCATAAACCTTGAACTTGACAAGATCAGGCAGCCCTGGCGGTTCGCCGCCAAGCTGACCGGAATGTACTATCCGCGCGGCCAAATATTTTTCGGCATGCGGTTGCCGCTCCTTTTGCAGAAACGAAAGACGCGAGCGGCGGCCCAAAGAATGCTGTCATGGCAGCCAGAACGCATTATTCTCAGCCACGGGCGCTGGTTCGATTCAAACGCCAGGGCGACTTTGCAACGCGTGTTCGGATGGGCGCTCTAG
- a CDS encoding EF-hand domain-containing protein — MRGPIIAAALLFTTLSYSAFAQSPSDHGAHHPGSDQVPAPAQTTPPSGQSGERQGMMGGGDMMGRGMKGRSGMGGDAMGPPMMFRMMFALMDADGDGAISLAEFQAAHERVFKAMDSNKDSKLVLEEMQAFMHGTRK; from the coding sequence ATGCGAGGTCCAATCATTGCAGCAGCGCTGCTATTTACTACCCTGAGCTATTCCGCGTTCGCTCAATCACCATCCGATCACGGGGCCCATCATCCGGGATCGGACCAAGTACCGGCGCCAGCGCAAACGACACCTCCTTCAGGCCAGTCTGGAGAGCGACAAGGCATGATGGGCGGTGGAGATATGATGGGTCGCGGTATGAAGGGTCGCAGCGGGATGGGCGGGGACGCGATGGGGCCTCCGATGATGTTCCGCATGATGTTTGCGCTTATGGACGCCGATGGCGACGGAGCCATCTCGTTGGCAGAGTTTCAGGCGGCCCACGAACGAGTCTTCAAGGCAATGGACAGCAACAAGGATAGCAAGCTCGTCCTGGAAGAGATGCAAGCCTTTATGCACGGGACCAGGAAGTAG